The Prevotella melaninogenica nucleotide sequence GCTGAGTTACTTCTCTATCCTGATGAGAACCACTGGGTATTGAAACCACAAAACAGTGTTCTCTGGCAGCGTACATTCTTTAATTGGCTCGACCGCTGGCTGAAGAAGTAGGTGATTAGTAGACAAGTGAACGAGTTTACAAGTCAACAAGTTGTTTGATAGTATTAACTCGTTTACTTGTCAACTTGTTAACTCGTCAACAAGTCAACAAGTTGCTTGATGGTATTAACTCGTTTACTTGTTAACTTGTAAACTCGTCAACAGGTAGACAAGTTGCTTGATAGTATTAACTCGTTTACTTGTCAACTTGTAAACTCGTCAACTTGTAAACTTATCAACTCATTCACTTTTAACTTATAATCTAACAAATAACCTGTTTACTTGTTCACTTGTCAACTCGTCAACATGTAAACTTGTTAACTAATAAATTCATCATGACTGATAAAATTCAAACATCATTGAGAGATTCAGCAGCGATGCGCTGGACGGCTCTCCTCCTTCTATCCCTGGCAATGTTCTGTGCCTACATCTTTGTTGATATCCTTTCTCCAATCAAGGAGTTGATGCAGGAGCAGAGAGGTTGGGACTCAACCGCATTCGGTACTATGCAGGGTTCAGAGACATTCCTTAATGTCTTCGTTTTCTTCCTCATCTTCGCAGGTATCATCCTCGATAAGATGGGCGTTCGTTTCACTGCTATCTTGTCTGGTGCAGTGATGTTAGCTGGTGCTTTAATCAAGTACTATGCCATCAGCGACAGCTTTGCTGGTAGTGCACTTGACGTATGGTTTACCAATAACCTCAACCACATTCCTGTCTTCGAACAGTTGGGCGTATCTCCTTTCTATCAGGGAATGCCAGCCTCTGCAAAGGTTGCAGCTTGTGGTTTCATGATATTTGGTTGTGGCGTTGAGATGGCAGGTATCACTGTTTCTCGTGGTATTGTAAAGTGGTTCAAGGGTCGTGAGATGGCATTGGCAATGGGTTCAGAGATGGCTTTGGCTCGTCTTGGTGTTGCTACCTGTATGATTTTCTCACCATTCTTTGCTAAACTTGGTGGCGATATTAATGTTTCTCGTTCAGTAGCTTTCGGTGTAGTACTTATCTGTATTGCATTGATGATGTTCATCGTTTACTTCTTCATGGATAAGAAGCTCGACTCACAGACAGGTGAGGCAGAGGAGAAAGACGATCCATTTAAGATTAGCGACCTCGGTAAGATTCTGTCAAGTATGGGCTTCTGGCTCGTAGCATTGCTCTGTGTGCTTTACTACTCAGCTATCTTCCCATTCCAGAAGTACGCTGTAAATATGCTTCAGTGTAACCTTACCTTCCACGAACTTCCTGCAGGTTCATTCTGGGCTTCATCAAGTGTGACAATCATACAGTACGTTATCATGCTCGTTGTTGCTGCAACTGCATTCATGTTCAACTTCATGAAGAATAAGGTTTTGAAGAACACTATGCTCTTATTATCAATTTGTAGCCTTGTTGTTTACTGCTACATGGGTTATATGCGTCAGTCTGCAGAGTCTATCTTTGCAGTATTCCCACTGCTCGCAGTAGGTATTACACCTATCCTTGGTAGCTATGTTGACCATAAGGGTAAGGCAGCGTCTATGCTCGTATTGGGTTCATTACTTCTGATTGTATGTCACCTCACTTTTGCCTTTGTCCTTCCACAGTTCAAGTCAAGCCAGGTAGGTGGTGTTATCGTTGCTTATGTAACCATCCTCGTTCTCGGTGCTTCTTTCTCACTCGTACCAGCTTCATTGTGGCCAAGTGTTCCAAAGCTCGTAGACGCAAAGATTATCGGTTCTGCTTACGCACTTATCTTCTGGATTCAGAATATCGGTTTGTGGTTGTTCCCACTCCTTATTGGTAAGGTACTTGATAAGACAAACGTAGGTGTTACTGACCCAACACAGCTCAACTATACAGCTCCGTTGGTTATGCTTGCTGGTTTGGGTGTGATTGCTCTTATCACTGGTCTTACTTTGAAGGTAGTAGATAAGAAGCGCAACCTCGGTTTGGAAGAGCCAAATATTAAGGCATAATAGTTGTATCTCAATGACCGATAACTCATGTACGCAAGTCGTAATGAGTTGTTCGTGAGTTGTTCTACAGCTTAAAAGATATTTTATAGAAAAGTCCTCGCAAGTATGTTTATGCTTGTGAGGACTTTTTTATTGTAAGATGATAAAGTAGGGTCTTCAGCAATTTGGAGTGATACCTTTTGAGATTAGAACTTTCAAGAAATGTCACAGAGAGAAATGGAGAGCACGGAGGTTTGTTTATAACAAAGCCATTATTGACACATCCTCGTGGAGAAACAGAGGATATTTGCGAGTTTTATAAATACTTTGGTCTATTTCATTACAAAACAGTGGTTTGCAAGATTTATTAAAACGTTTATTACCAAAGCAATCAGCAATACGTACACTACGGCTCTGTCGCTCTTTGTGCCTTCGGCACCTCCGTGAAATTGTCTTTTATGCTTTCACCTCCGTGCTCTCCCCCTCTCTGTGTGCCTTTTATATTTTAGTAGGCTTACTTTATTACTCCAAATTCCTGAAGAACCATAAAGTATTCCAGAGTTTAATAAATGCTTATTTACCTCTTTTTTTATTCTCAGTGCTTTCTTGATTTGTAAAGAAAAATCGTATTATTGATTTTAATTGATGCTCAACAGCGTTTGAATTAACGCCTAATTGGCTTACAAAAGATGCTCTTTAAAGGTCTTACTAACGCCCTTTTGAATCCTAACTAAGCATTTTTAGAAATGCTGTTGTGCAACTATTTGGTTAATAGCAAGTTACAAGCGTGCGATTTTTTGTTTGTTTTGAGTATTAAAAAGAGGTTTTTTCTGATTTCTATGTCAATATTTTTCACACTCGATGATGTGTAAAAAGTAACATGATAAGGGCTCATGAAAATGAGAGATACATTGCTTGAGTAGGCGAGGAAAGCATGAGAATGAAGAAACCCGCACAAATGTTGTACGGGTTTCTTTGTATCAGTCATCCTTTATAAAAGGATATTAGTTTATTCTACGCTATTAATTATAGGTAGACAGTAGTTTTACTCCTCGTCCTCTTCATCATCATCTAAAACGACGTCAGCAACCTTCATACCTTCAATAGGTAAGGTGCGGTCGATAACAGCATTGTAAGAGATTGAACTCTCGCTGCGTGACAGACCAAGTGGCATCAGCTTGTCGTGAATGACAGACATAAGGTGATGGTTGTTGTATGCGTAAATCTTCAAGAAGAGGTCATACTCACCTGTGGTGTAGTGACACTCTACAATCTCTGGAATCTGACGCAGAGCTTCAACAACATCATCAAATTTCTCAGGATTCTTAAGGTTCAAACCAATGAATGCACAGGTCTCATAACCGATACGCTCTGGGTCTATAATAAACTGTGAACCCTTTAATACTCCAAGATTTGTTAACTTCTGAATACGTTGATGAATGGCTGCACCGCTGACGTTACATGCACGTGCAACCTCAAGGAATGGAATTCTTGCATCCTCAGAAATGAGGTGCAGAATCTTCTTATCAAGACGATCTAAACTTCTATGTGCCATTATTTACAATTTGATTTTGCTTACAAAGGTATTAAAAAAACTCTTAATAAGCAAGTTAAAAAGTCGTTTTTTACAACAAATTACAACTTTATAACCTACTTCAGTTTGTTATTCCTACTCATTGTGGCTGTAAAGTTGATATTCAACACGTTAGCCTCTCTCAACACTTGTTTGAGATCCATAATCGTACCCATATCTGCATGGCGGTCTGCTTTGATACTTACGCTTAGTTGTTTGCGCTGTTCTGGCGGTAAAGCAGCAGAGAGTTGAATCAGATATTTCCTTATTTCAGGAATCGTTGTGATATGGTCATTTAATTGTACAACCATCTTCTCTCCTTCTACTTGTCCAAGGCTATTGATGGGACGACCAATATAGATGTGCTGTATAGTTGAATTATTATACATGCGTGAAAGCTCTGTTGCCATTGGCACTTGGTACTTTACGTGTACATTTGCTTTCCTCATGTGTACAACTAACATGAAGAAGAAGAGAATAGAAAAGATAAGATCGGGCATCGAAGCTGTGTTCAATGCAGGAATCTCATGATTTCTTCCACGATAGAGTCTCATTCTGTACCCCCTTTCTCTGTGTTGTCTGCTTTGCCAACATTGTATACCTCTGATATTCGCATAGGTAGTTCGTCGGCTATTTGCTTCTGCTGTTCGTTGCTACATAGCTCAAACTCTTTCCCAAAAAGATTGAGTGCGCGTTGGTTGCGAAGGGTGTTATAGGCTGCAACTAATTGGTTTTGCACGTGGATATAGGTGTCGTATGAAGCGTTACGGCTGCTCTGTAACTGGATAAGATGCCCCTTTCCGTTAGTTTGAATAAGCTGTGTTGCGCGCTGTAAGAGCTCCTTCATCGTCACAGCCTTTCCATCAAGTGTCACTTGATTCTCCGCATCGATAACAATACGCATCACTTTTCTGCTATCTACGGCAGCAGGTGGTGTCTTTGTTTTATCGATAGCAGGCAACTGACGTGACAGTCCTTTGTCGAGGTCCATAGAAGAGGCAACAAGGAAGAATATCAACAGCATGAACGAAATGTCTGCTGTTGACGTCGTATTTAGTATAGGAACTTTCCTTCGTTCTCTCTTACGAAACATCATTTTCCGCGTCCCTTTCTGTAATAACGAGTCGCTCCAAAGGCTACTACTCCTGCTGCAAGAACAAGGAGAAGTAGTGAACTGTTCACAAACATATCTGTTATACGAAGCCAGAAGCTATCTGTGAAGTTCTCTCCATTGACCATCATTGTCTGCGTAGAACCGAAAACAAAGGTCAAGAGTAAGATGAGTGCTGTTATTCCATATGTTGTATAGGTAATCCTTCTTGCAGGAATACCATTCGTCATTCCTTCACTTCGGTTGGCTCTTCGTATGCCTCGAACTACGGCAACGATAGAGGCTATAGTTGTGATAGCAAGCAATCCCCACATAAACCAAAGCAAAACGTCGGTAAGCATAGGTGCATTGAATGCTGTATTGCCTGCAAAAGGGGTATCATAGCCAATGAGATAGAATGCCAAAAAGACAATAGCCGATAGGGCTACTATCACGTAGAGAACACGTTGTGATATGCGTTCCTCGTCCATCTTTGCTATTCCTTTTGTTTTCATCATACCGCTTTTTAATTCAGAATCCATAATTCACAAGTCATAATTATGATTACTTCTTTAATTCATAATTCATAATTCACAATTTATAATTATGATTACCGATGTTTTCTGTGTTTGTTACAGAAGGAAACTTGGTAAGAATAGTTGAATGTGAATATCATAATTCTTGCTTACTAATAAACTCCCATTCGAATAATCATTATTGGATTGTGAATCATAAGTAATCATAATTATGACGTACTGATGAGAACTTCGTTCGAATAATTTTGAATTATGAATTATGAATTGACTTTAGTTTATATTTCATGATTGCATCCAACAGTGAGATGGCTGATTCTTCCATCTGGGCTGTGATATGGTCAATCTTTGAGAGGATATAGTTGTAGAATATCTGCAGCACAAGGGCTACGATGATACCGAAGATGGTTGTAATCAAAGCCACCTTCATACCTGATGCCACAATCGTTGGACTGATATCGCCAGCCTCTTGAATCTGATCGAATGCCATTACCATACCGATAACGGTTCCAAGGAAACCGAGTGATGGAGCCATTGCAATGAAGAGTGTAATCCATGAACAGCCCTTCTCGAGGTTAGCACTTTGAACACTACCGTATGAGGTAACGCTACGTTCGATATTTTCTATAGAATCGTCTATGCGCAACAAACCCTGATAGCAGATGGAAGCTACTGGTCCACGTGTGTCGCGGCTCAGTGCCTTTGCTTGTTCAATCTCGCCTGCAACAATCATATCTTCCAACTTACCAACAAAACGTTTGGCATCTATTTCTGAAAGACTTAGGTAGATAATGCGTTCAATACAGAATGCTAAACCTAACACCAAAGCCAATGCTACCAACGACATAAAGCCAGCATTACCCTCAATGAACTTACGCTTTAAGGATTGGTGGATACCCGTATCTTGTGCGGTTGGTGTTTTAACGATTGCAGTATCAGCTACACCTGTCTCGTTAAGTGCATCATCTGAAAGCGTGTCAGCAGTAGCTGCAGTCGCTGCTTTGGCTGGTGCCTGTGCTGAAATGATGTTTGAACAAGAGAAGGAGAGTATTGTTATGATTGAAAACAACGCTATTAATTTCTTCATATTCTTAAAACCTGTAGTGGTCTCCTTTTTATAACGGCATTGCTGCCTTGGTTGTGAAAGGCTTTTTAGCCTATGAGTATGATGGCTGAATTACCTCTATAATTATCTGCGCAAAGGTATATAAAATTGTAATAACAGCCAAATCTTGTGCTTGAAAAGATTAAACCTAAATTAGGTTATTTGATTATAATACTCATATTTTTCGATAACTATCCCCAATTAGATGCTCTCACAAAGGGGAATAAATACAAGGTAAAATGTGAATCGATTTGGTGTCTAACCTTTTTCTATAAACAACTTATTCCTTGATTATTCAATGTTTGTAAACTATTTTCAGACGACTTAAGTCTAATACATGCCCTTTAGGCTTCTTAAAGACGCCCTTTTGGCTTGCAAAAGGTGCCCTTTAAGCCCCTTACTAACGCCCTTTTGAAGTCCAATTAAGCATCTTTTGATATGCTACTTTCTAACTAATTGATTTCCTTTTGGTTACAAGTCTGCCTATTATATGTGTTTTTACCCTTATTTATAGATGTTTTATTTGAAATTATGTAATGTTTTTTCAAATTCCTATCCGTATCTTTGAGGTATTAATAAGAAAAGGTGTCTTGCGTCGGAAAGTTATAATAAAATATGTAGTTTGATAGTTTTTATCCTATCATTTTGTTTAATAAGTTACTTCAGTCCTTCCGTTAAAACTATGTAAGAATCATCTATAGATTTAACGGAAGAACCATATTTATTTCTTAAAACTCTGTATAATAGAGTTTTTCTCTTCAGCTTTTTGAGCTTCTTTGTTAGCTTCCAAAGCATTCTTCTTGCGGTGATACTGCATCACTTTCTTACCGAAAAGAGCGGCCATAGAGTCTTCTGAGAGGTAGCGCATAGAGCCAGAGTCAAAGCCGACAGAGTCTTGTGGGATGCGGTGTCCCTGTTCGTCAAGTGTGTCTTTATAGATATAAAGTCTACCGTTGAAGATGTGCCAGCTCGTATAAACAGTCACCTTAGGATATTCCACAGGACTTTCATCTTCCAAAGAGTTGGCTTTCATGACGTAACCCACTGGTGAAGCCTGGTTGTAACTCTTCAGTGTAAAGCCATATTCACGCGGTGTAAACAAGGCAGCCTTCATAGAATCGCTCATGCCAGCTAATATTTCTTCCTCTGTCTTCGTAGGATTAGGCTTCAACTTTGGTAAGACTTGGAAAGTCCATGTACCCTTCATTTGTTCAAGATTGATAACCATTTCCGCCTCGTAAGGGTCAAGAGGATTAGGGACAAT carries:
- a CDS encoding MFS transporter, producing MTDKIQTSLRDSAAMRWTALLLLSLAMFCAYIFVDILSPIKELMQEQRGWDSTAFGTMQGSETFLNVFVFFLIFAGIILDKMGVRFTAILSGAVMLAGALIKYYAISDSFAGSALDVWFTNNLNHIPVFEQLGVSPFYQGMPASAKVAACGFMIFGCGVEMAGITVSRGIVKWFKGREMALAMGSEMALARLGVATCMIFSPFFAKLGGDINVSRSVAFGVVLICIALMMFIVYFFMDKKLDSQTGEAEEKDDPFKISDLGKILSSMGFWLVALLCVLYYSAIFPFQKYAVNMLQCNLTFHELPAGSFWASSSVTIIQYVIMLVVAATAFMFNFMKNKVLKNTMLLLSICSLVVYCYMGYMRQSAESIFAVFPLLAVGITPILGSYVDHKGKAASMLVLGSLLLIVCHLTFAFVLPQFKSSQVGGVIVAYVTILVLGASFSLVPASLWPSVPKLVDAKIIGSAYALIFWIQNIGLWLFPLLIGKVLDKTNVGVTDPTQLNYTAPLVMLAGLGVIALITGLTLKVVDKKRNLGLEEPNIKA
- a CDS encoding Lrp/AsnC family transcriptional regulator, translated to MAHRSLDRLDKKILHLISEDARIPFLEVARACNVSGAAIHQRIQKLTNLGVLKGSQFIIDPERIGYETCAFIGLNLKNPEKFDDVVEALRQIPEIVECHYTTGEYDLFLKIYAYNNHHLMSVIHDKLMPLGLSRSESSISYNAVIDRTLPIEGMKVADVVLDDDEEDEE
- a CDS encoding ExbD/TolR family protein, whose translation is MRLYRGRNHEIPALNTASMPDLIFSILFFFMLVVHMRKANVHVKYQVPMATELSRMYNNSTIQHIYIGRPINSLGQVEGEKMVVQLNDHITTIPEIRKYLIQLSAALPPEQRKQLSVSIKADRHADMGTIMDLKQVLREANVLNINFTATMSRNNKLK
- a CDS encoding ExbD/TolR family protein — protein: MMFRKRERRKVPILNTTSTADISFMLLIFFLVASSMDLDKGLSRQLPAIDKTKTPPAAVDSRKVMRIVIDAENQVTLDGKAVTMKELLQRATQLIQTNGKGHLIQLQSSRNASYDTYIHVQNQLVAAYNTLRNQRALNLFGKEFELCSNEQQKQIADELPMRISEVYNVGKADNTEKGGTE
- a CDS encoding MotA/TolQ/ExbB proton channel family protein, which gives rise to MKKLIALFSIITILSFSCSNIISAQAPAKAATAATADTLSDDALNETGVADTAIVKTPTAQDTGIHQSLKRKFIEGNAGFMSLVALALVLGLAFCIERIIYLSLSEIDAKRFVGKLEDMIVAGEIEQAKALSRDTRGPVASICYQGLLRIDDSIENIERSVTSYGSVQSANLEKGCSWITLFIAMAPSLGFLGTVIGMVMAFDQIQEAGDISPTIVASGMKVALITTIFGIIVALVLQIFYNYILSKIDHITAQMEESAISLLDAIMKYKLKSIHNS